The following are encoded together in the Gammaproteobacteria bacterium genome:
- a CDS encoding SGNH/GDSL hydrolase family protein gives MDQAIVVPDEAQPTKSASRAAALLAAGVVASAASAADDDPSALFVLGDSLSDVGNAAAVGDFLLGQPFYPEHTVGLCNPADPYLLGHGCADILFRQSRVSDGPVAVEHLADHLGLPDLVPSFHIVPQRPVTGTVYAVASAKARDDGLEGLARQLDMLLLDHGPLLPADAAYVVMIGGNDAIDALQAELLPSLDEPTETDAADPDAEASASADEILAAAVAAVADAADRLVEAGAGCVIVANIPSLAALPAVRAAATEAGVEEAEALARAEAVSAELNERLAAALAAVAAEHPGAIVPFDLHALIEDARAAAAADGRNATRACFDSETYRASPVAERVFDPACAPEEGSVPRFDEFFFWDGLHPTGAAHAALGAGLVDAFEQGCRAR, from the coding sequence TTGGATCAAGCAATAGTCGTGCCGGACGAAGCTCAACCAACGAAGAGCGCGTCGCGCGCCGCGGCGCTGCTCGCTGCGGGCGTCGTCGCGAGCGCCGCGTCCGCCGCGGATGACGACCCGAGCGCGCTGTTCGTGCTGGGAGACAGCCTGTCCGACGTCGGCAATGCAGCGGCGGTAGGCGACTTTCTGCTGGGGCAGCCGTTTTACCCCGAGCACACCGTCGGCCTGTGCAACCCTGCCGATCCGTACCTGCTCGGGCACGGGTGCGCGGACATCCTGTTCCGTCAGAGCCGCGTGAGCGACGGCCCCGTCGCCGTCGAGCATCTCGCGGACCACCTCGGCTTGCCGGATCTCGTGCCGTCGTTTCACATCGTCCCGCAGCGCCCCGTGACGGGCACCGTGTATGCGGTCGCGAGCGCGAAGGCTCGCGACGACGGTCTCGAGGGCCTCGCGCGTCAGCTCGACATGCTGCTGCTCGATCACGGGCCGCTGCTGCCGGCGGACGCCGCGTACGTCGTGATGATCGGCGGCAACGATGCGATCGACGCGCTTCAAGCCGAGCTCTTGCCGTCGCTCGACGAGCCGACCGAGACCGACGCGGCGGATCCGGACGCCGAGGCAAGCGCCTCGGCCGACGAGATCCTCGCCGCCGCGGTCGCGGCCGTAGCCGATGCGGCCGACCGGCTCGTCGAGGCCGGCGCCGGATGCGTGATCGTCGCGAACATCCCGAGCCTCGCCGCGCTGCCCGCGGTGCGCGCTGCCGCGACGGAAGCCGGCGTCGAAGAGGCCGAGGCGCTGGCGCGCGCCGAAGCCGTCTCCGCGGAGCTCAACGAGAGACTGGCGGCGGCGCTCGCGGCGGTCGCAGCCGAGCATCCGGGCGCGATCGTGCCGTTCGATCTGCATGCGCTGATCGAGGACGCGCGTGCCGCGGCCGCCGCGGACGGCAGGAACGCGACTCGGGCGTGCTTCGACAGCGAGACCTATCGCGCGTCACCGGTCGCCGAGCGGGTATTCGACCCGGCGTGCGCGCCCGAGGAAGGAAGCGTGCCTCGGTTCGACGAGTTCTTCTTCTGGGATGGGCTCCATCCGACGGGAGCGGCGCACGCGGCCCTCGGCGCCGGGCTCGTCGACGCGTTCGAGCAAGGCTGCCGGGCGCGCTGA
- a CDS encoding HAMP domain-containing sensor histidine kinase — protein MAAHDRVFPVDWSPDAIIVTAHDGAIVHANPRAEDLFGYASRELIDRPLGLLFPSRDGAGGLAAEARRAPLQQSSRLVACAHRDGTRFEALIKWRPAPEKAGAYLVFSLREVEAAAAPPPRTERVELLPLFVHDVRQSLQSIQFICDSIGESEPEAARTIGEIVSSLGRLLDRMSRMEEPGGAETVHERCRVGDLLQTLGRELEPLAVRKGVDLIVDDVSAEITTDPVLFREMLHNLVVNAIRYTDEGSVEVRCRAGSRQVRIEVRDTGVGMDPEEVEAVLGRPDASALPPLGPGLGLLLVRRLAGMLGCRLSVRSRRGKGSCFAVIAPQRAIPRRRPPKPPPGRNEAG, from the coding sequence ATGGCTGCGCACGATCGGGTGTTTCCGGTCGACTGGTCCCCCGACGCGATCATCGTCACCGCCCATGACGGCGCGATCGTGCACGCCAATCCCCGTGCCGAAGACTTGTTCGGCTACGCGAGCCGCGAGCTGATCGATCGTCCTCTCGGGCTGCTGTTCCCGTCGCGGGACGGAGCGGGGGGGCTCGCGGCGGAGGCCAGACGCGCTCCGCTGCAGCAGTCGAGCCGCCTCGTCGCCTGCGCGCACCGCGACGGCACGCGCTTCGAGGCGCTGATCAAGTGGCGTCCGGCACCGGAGAAGGCCGGGGCCTATCTCGTGTTCTCGCTTCGGGAGGTGGAGGCGGCAGCGGCGCCGCCGCCGCGAACCGAGCGCGTCGAGCTCCTGCCGCTCTTCGTGCACGACGTCAGACAATCATTGCAAAGTATTCAATTTATTTGCGATTCGATTGGCGAGTCCGAGCCCGAGGCGGCGCGCACGATCGGCGAGATCGTGAGCTCCCTGGGGCGGCTGCTCGACCGGATGTCGCGGATGGAAGAGCCCGGCGGCGCGGAAACGGTGCACGAGCGCTGCCGTGTCGGGGACCTGCTGCAGACGCTCGGCCGCGAGCTCGAGCCGCTCGCGGTGCGCAAGGGCGTCGATCTGATCGTCGACGACGTCTCCGCGGAGATCACGACCGATCCCGTCCTGTTTCGCGAGATGCTTCACAACCTCGTCGTGAATGCGATTCGATACACCGACGAGGGCTCGGTCGAGGTGAGGTGCCGGGCCGGATCGCGGCAAGTGAGGATCGAGGTCCGCGACACCGGTGTCGGCATGGACCCGGAGGAGGTCGAAGCCGTCCTTGGGCGCCCCGACGCGTCCGCGCTGCCGCCGCTCGGCCCGGGGCTCGGCCTCCTCCTCGTGCGGCGCCTCGCCGGAATGCTCGGTTGCCGCCTGTCGGTGCGGTCCCGCCGGGGCAAGGGCTCCTGCTTCGCCGTGATCGCTCCGCAGCGCGCGATTCCGCGGCGCCGCCCGCCGAAGCCGCCGCCCGGACGCAACGAGGCGGGATGA
- a CDS encoding magnesium transporter CorA family protein, with amino-acid sequence MISTFEVVRGRLEPAKGGMKQLDGVVWIDLVRPTEEEERALERALGIEIPTRDEMQEIELSSRLYRADRALYMTATLPAQADSDDPELAPVTFVLARERLITVRYHDPSAFRTFAQSASKTAIAGASGEMVLVALLEVIVDRMADIVERVAGNVDSISRTIFAPPGSPTSLRGSDFQRILREIGRKGDLGAKLRDSLASLDRLGGFMTQVAASELEAEVRARLATLNRDVRSLINHSEFLSQNVAFLLNATLGMINIEQNAIIRIFSVAAVVFLPPTLIASVYGMNFEHMPELGWTGAYPLALALMAASAILPLWYFKRRGWL; translated from the coding sequence ATGATCAGCACGTTCGAAGTGGTGCGGGGCCGGCTCGAGCCGGCGAAGGGCGGCATGAAGCAGCTCGACGGCGTCGTGTGGATCGACCTCGTTCGCCCGACGGAGGAGGAGGAGCGGGCGCTCGAGCGCGCGCTCGGCATCGAGATCCCGACGCGCGACGAGATGCAAGAGATCGAGCTTTCGAGCCGCCTGTACCGCGCGGATCGCGCGCTCTACATGACGGCGACGCTGCCCGCGCAAGCCGATAGCGACGATCCGGAATTGGCGCCGGTGACGTTCGTGCTGGCGCGGGAGCGGCTGATCACCGTGCGCTATCACGATCCGAGCGCTTTCCGCACCTTCGCTCAATCTGCGTCGAAGACGGCGATCGCGGGCGCGAGCGGAGAGATGGTGCTGGTTGCGCTGCTCGAGGTCATCGTCGACCGCATGGCCGACATCGTCGAGCGCGTGGCCGGGAACGTCGACTCGATTTCCCGGACGATTTTCGCGCCGCCCGGGTCACCGACGTCGCTCCGCGGCTCCGATTTTCAGCGCATCCTTCGGGAGATCGGCCGCAAGGGAGACCTCGGTGCGAAGCTCCGCGACAGCCTCGCGTCGCTCGACCGGCTCGGCGGATTCATGACGCAGGTCGCCGCGTCGGAGCTCGAAGCGGAGGTCCGCGCGCGGCTTGCGACGCTGAACCGCGACGTGCGCTCGTTGATCAACCACTCGGAGTTCCTGTCGCAGAACGTCGCGTTCCTGCTGAATGCGACGCTCGGGATGATCAACATCGAGCAAAACGCGATCATCAGGATCTTCTCCGTCGCGGCAGTGGTCTTTCTTCCGCCGACGTTGATCGCGTCGGTTTACGGCATGAACTTCGAGCACATGCCGGAGCTCGGCTGGACCGGCGCCTATCCGCTCGCGCTAGCGCTGATGGCGGCCTCGGCGATCCTGCCGCTCTGGTACTTCAAGCGCCGCGGTTGGCTCTAA
- a CDS encoding M23 family metallopeptidase, whose protein sequence is MKILIAVVVIAVFGVVGAWIWAGSAEGPVIEITEPAVVGQTGQLAVAVQTPGGALTRLEARLEQDELSVPLFTLAEDADRLERPAEDRVVLTGPLGKQQVPELREGKATIVVTAARPVLFGYREAESTASREIEVRLTPPRVSVLSSFHYINHGGSEMVVYRATPADVESGVRVGDVEYRGFPATGAGIDTADPALRVAFFALQWNQPVDTPITVFARDAYGNETSTVFDYRVFPKEFRNSRIVLDDRFLSRVVPAILANTPELQVDDPSDLLASYLRINRDLRRMNNETIAALAEKTAPEILWEGPFKQLVNTAVEAGFADQRTYIYDGEEVDHQVHLGFDLASTAAAPVLAANRGRVVHAGWLGIYGNCVVLDHGMGLQSLYAHLSSIDVAVGDMVEKEQRLGRTGATGLAGGDHLHFTMLLGGQAVTPIDWWSEQWVEDRILRKLREAGAPAE, encoded by the coding sequence ATGAAAATACTGATAGCCGTCGTCGTCATCGCCGTGTTCGGCGTCGTGGGTGCTTGGATCTGGGCCGGGTCGGCCGAAGGTCCCGTCATCGAGATCACGGAGCCGGCCGTGGTCGGGCAGACCGGGCAGCTCGCCGTCGCCGTGCAGACCCCCGGCGGCGCCCTGACCCGGCTCGAAGCAAGGCTCGAGCAGGACGAGCTCAGCGTGCCCCTGTTCACGCTGGCGGAGGATGCCGACCGGCTCGAGCGCCCGGCCGAGGATCGCGTCGTGCTCACGGGCCCCCTCGGCAAGCAGCAAGTTCCGGAGCTTCGGGAGGGCAAGGCGACGATCGTCGTCACCGCTGCGCGCCCGGTGCTCTTCGGCTACCGTGAGGCCGAGAGCACGGCCAGCCGCGAGATCGAGGTGCGGCTCACGCCGCCGCGAGTCTCCGTGCTTTCGTCGTTCCATTACATCAATCACGGCGGCTCCGAGATGGTCGTCTACCGCGCGACGCCCGCGGACGTCGAATCGGGCGTCAGGGTCGGCGACGTCGAGTACCGCGGCTTCCCTGCGACGGGAGCCGGCATCGACACCGCCGATCCCGCCCTGCGCGTAGCCTTCTTCGCGCTCCAGTGGAATCAGCCGGTCGACACGCCGATCACCGTGTTCGCGCGCGACGCGTACGGCAACGAGACGAGCACCGTCTTCGATTACCGGGTGTTTCCGAAGGAATTTCGCAACAGCCGGATCGTTCTCGACGACCGCTTCCTCTCGCGCGTCGTTCCGGCAATCCTCGCGAATACACCGGAGCTACAAGTGGACGATCCGTCGGACCTCCTCGCGTCGTACCTCCGGATCAACCGGGATCTGCGCCGGATGAACAATGAAACGATCGCGGCGCTGGCCGAGAAGACCGCGCCCGAGATCCTGTGGGAGGGGCCGTTCAAGCAGCTCGTGAACACGGCGGTCGAGGCGGGCTTCGCGGATCAGCGCACCTACATCTACGACGGCGAGGAGGTGGATCACCAGGTCCACCTCGGCTTCGATCTCGCGTCCACGGCCGCGGCGCCGGTGCTCGCCGCGAACCGCGGGCGCGTGGTGCACGCGGGTTGGCTCGGGATTTACGGCAACTGCGTCGTGCTCGACCACGGCATGGGGCTGCAGTCGCTTTACGCGCATCTCTCCTCGATCGACGTCGCCGTCGGCGACATGGTCGAGAAGGAGCAGCGGCTCGGACGAACCGGCGCGACGGGCCTCGCAGGCGGCGATCACCTGCACTTCACGATGCTTCTCGGCGGTCAGGCCGTCACGCCGATCGACTGGTGGAGCGAGCAGTGGGTCGAGGACCGGATCCTCCGCAAGCTGCGCGAGGCGGGCGCGCCGGCCGAATAG
- a CDS encoding metallophosphoesterase, translating into MPSAASTSAASALARVRRTVAAAACAALAACAYSPARIASADRIAAAVGALELGGRAAVLVGAGDIARCDEPQGARATAEIVAAVVAAAPDAIVFTAGDHAYEHGSALQFRECYDPLWGRFNARTFPTPGNHDYETAGAVPYFDYFDVFDVRPEARPTGYYSFDAGGWLVVALNSMLRIEPGAVQVRWLERTLAEAAGRCILAFWHHPLASSGFHGFMPWDPGRDTAIFWERLARHGGDVVVNGHDHLYERFAPRDAEGRAAAGGMRQFTVGTGGGGLHPIIWRRRDSVFATDETYGVLVLMLEPTSYEWAFIGADGIVHDRSDGPVACAG; encoded by the coding sequence ATGCCGTCCGCCGCCTCGACCAGCGCCGCTTCCGCGCTCGCCCGCGTGCGGCGCACGGTTGCCGCCGCCGCGTGCGCCGCGCTCGCAGCCTGTGCCTACTCGCCGGCCCGCATCGCGAGCGCCGATCGGATTGCCGCGGCCGTGGGCGCGCTCGAGCTCGGCGGCCGCGCGGCCGTGCTCGTCGGTGCCGGCGACATCGCGCGTTGCGACGAGCCGCAGGGCGCGCGCGCGACGGCGGAGATCGTCGCCGCCGTCGTCGCCGCCGCACCGGACGCGATCGTCTTCACGGCCGGCGATCACGCCTACGAGCATGGCAGCGCGCTCCAGTTTCGCGAGTGCTACGACCCGCTCTGGGGCCGCTTCAACGCACGCACGTTCCCGACACCGGGGAATCACGATTACGAGACGGCGGGAGCGGTGCCGTATTTCGATTACTTCGACGTGTTCGACGTGCGGCCCGAGGCGCGGCCGACCGGGTACTACAGCTTCGACGCCGGCGGCTGGCTCGTCGTCGCGCTGAACAGCATGCTGCGGATCGAGCCGGGTGCCGTGCAGGTGCGATGGCTCGAGCGGACGCTCGCCGAGGCCGCGGGGCGCTGCATCCTCGCATTCTGGCATCACCCGCTCGCGAGCTCCGGCTTTCACGGCTTCATGCCTTGGGATCCGGGACGCGACACCGCGATCTTCTGGGAGCGGCTCGCCAGGCACGGCGGCGATGTCGTCGTGAACGGCCACGATCATCTCTACGAGCGTTTCGCGCCGCGCGATGCCGAGGGCCGGGCCGCGGCCGGCGGGATGCGTCAGTTCACCGTCGGCACGGGCGGCGGCGGCTTGCATCCGATCATTTGGCGGAGGCGCGACAGCGTCTTCGCGACGGACGAGACGTACGGCGTGCTCGTGCTGATGCTCGAGCCGACGAGCTACGAGTGGGCGTTCATCGGCGCCGACGGGATCGTGCACGATCGAAGCGACGGGCCGGTCGCCTGCGCCGGCTGA
- a CDS encoding UdgX family uracil-DNA binding protein (This protein belongs to the uracil DNA glycosylase superfamily, members of which act in excision repair of DNA. However, it belongs more specifically to UdgX branch, whose founding member was found to bind uracil in DNA (where it does not belong), without cleaving it, appears to promote DNA repair by a pathway involving RecA, rather than base excision.) has product MLGTSARDFLPERPTLASARRAAAGCRGCPLWRDATQTVFGEGLQRARLMLVGEMPGDREDLAGKPFVGPAGRIFDEALEAAGIRREDAYVTNVVKHFKWEPRGKRRLHRTPTAAEVGACLPWLETEIDIVEPEVLVCLGATAARALLGAGFRVSRERGRFVPSPLAPRVTATVHPSSLLRMRDRTDRETEMRRFIDDLAKVKLALDGGR; this is encoded by the coding sequence ATCCTCGGCACGTCCGCGCGCGACTTTCTGCCGGAGCGTCCGACGCTCGCGTCGGCGCGCCGGGCCGCGGCCGGATGCCGCGGGTGCCCGCTGTGGCGCGACGCGACGCAGACGGTGTTCGGCGAAGGGCTTCAACGCGCGCGGCTCATGCTCGTCGGCGAGATGCCGGGCGACCGCGAGGACCTGGCGGGGAAGCCTTTCGTCGGGCCGGCCGGGCGCATTTTCGACGAGGCGCTCGAGGCCGCCGGCATCCGCCGCGAGGACGCGTACGTCACGAACGTCGTGAAGCACTTCAAGTGGGAGCCGCGGGGGAAGAGGCGCCTGCATCGCACGCCGACCGCGGCCGAGGTCGGCGCCTGCCTGCCGTGGCTCGAGACGGAGATCGACATCGTCGAGCCGGAGGTTCTGGTGTGCCTCGGCGCGACCGCGGCCCGCGCGCTGCTCGGCGCCGGCTTCCGCGTCTCGCGCGAGCGGGGCCGGTTCGTGCCGTCGCCGCTCGCGCCGCGCGTGACGGCGACGGTGCACCCGTCGTCGCTGCTCCGGATGCGCGACCGCACCGACCGCGAGACGGAGATGCGCCGCTTCATCGACGATCTCGCGAAGGTCAAGCTCGCGCTCGACGGCGGCCGCTGA
- a CDS encoding response regulator, whose translation MTGLKRREAAELFDADSRTGRLMRARDWSSTALGPIDRWPDNLKTALRLMLASPTPTFIWWGRDLINLHNDACARLFGRRRPDSRSIGRPASEVRQELWKAIGTEVVDVIAANAAATVPERRLRVKRGGREQDIVCSFSLTPIRDDWGGAVGVLGACTDETASILARRRSAALGRLAAAARAETPGAACEHAAAVLAADAPGVRFALVYLEGGDGGPARLATSAGTLPPNVPQALALDGRDAPANDEVAEDAWRPFGGDAAVALPLAAVEGEPALGRLVVGFESRLADDEAHREFLAAAADVLAAAVAAAQARERRSNADAAVDTGEQRDEFLAMLAHELRNPLAPLRSAAELLTYVDGNPVTLAPAREIIERQLAQLVRLIDDLLDASRISRGKFELRRTRFDLRTAIASAVESARPLLDRSGHQLTIRMPEEPVEIHGDYARVSQAISNLLENAAEYTDDGGRVSLALDLDGDVAVVRVSDDGIGIEESMLSRIFELFAQGEHRGGEPRRGLGIGLTIARRVAELHRGTLTVKSAGKGRGSEFVLTLPRLDADASTSSRDTAARGSHAPRRRILVADDNRDAAAAMAEVLAINGHEVRTAADGLEATEVAESFRPDCILLDIGMPGVDGYEACRRIRRRPWARDIAIFAVTGWGQPSDRRRTREAGFNAHLVKPVSFAAIQELLAARAP comes from the coding sequence GTGACAGGCTTGAAGCGGCGCGAGGCCGCCGAGCTATTCGACGCGGACAGCCGGACCGGCAGGCTCATGCGCGCCCGCGACTGGTCGTCGACGGCGCTCGGTCCGATCGACCGCTGGCCCGACAACCTGAAGACCGCGCTCCGGCTGATGCTCGCGAGCCCGACTCCGACGTTCATCTGGTGGGGCCGCGATCTGATCAACCTCCACAACGATGCCTGTGCGCGGCTCTTCGGTCGCCGCCGCCCGGACTCGCGCTCGATCGGCCGTCCCGCGAGCGAGGTGCGGCAAGAGCTGTGGAAGGCGATCGGCACTGAGGTCGTCGACGTCATCGCGGCGAACGCCGCGGCGACCGTGCCCGAGCGGCGGCTGCGTGTGAAACGCGGCGGCCGCGAGCAAGACATCGTTTGCAGCTTTTCGTTGACGCCGATTCGGGACGACTGGGGCGGCGCGGTCGGCGTGCTCGGCGCCTGCACGGACGAGACGGCCTCGATCCTCGCGCGCCGTCGCTCCGCAGCGCTCGGCCGATTGGCGGCCGCGGCGCGCGCAGAAACGCCGGGCGCAGCATGCGAGCATGCGGCCGCGGTGCTCGCCGCGGACGCGCCGGGTGTGCGATTCGCGCTCGTCTATCTCGAGGGCGGCGACGGTGGGCCCGCGCGGCTCGCGACGTCCGCGGGCACTCTCCCGCCGAACGTGCCGCAGGCGCTCGCGCTCGACGGCCGCGACGCCCCCGCGAACGACGAGGTCGCAGAGGACGCGTGGCGGCCTTTCGGCGGCGACGCCGCGGTCGCATTGCCGCTCGCCGCAGTCGAGGGCGAGCCCGCGCTCGGCCGCCTGGTCGTCGGCTTCGAGTCGCGGCTCGCGGATGACGAAGCACATCGAGAGTTCCTCGCGGCCGCAGCCGACGTGCTCGCGGCCGCGGTCGCCGCCGCGCAGGCGCGCGAGCGCCGGTCGAACGCGGATGCGGCCGTCGACACGGGCGAGCAGAGGGACGAGTTCCTCGCGATGCTCGCGCACGAGCTGCGCAACCCGCTCGCTCCGCTCAGAAGCGCCGCCGAGCTCCTCACCTATGTGGACGGGAATCCGGTTACGCTCGCACCCGCGCGCGAGATCATCGAGCGGCAGCTCGCGCAGCTCGTGCGGCTCATCGACGATCTGCTCGATGCGAGCCGAATCAGCCGCGGCAAGTTCGAGCTGCGGCGCACGCGCTTCGACCTACGGACGGCGATCGCGAGCGCGGTCGAGAGCGCTCGCCCGCTGCTCGACCGGTCGGGCCATCAACTGACGATCCGCATGCCCGAGGAGCCCGTCGAAATCCACGGCGATTACGCGCGCGTGAGCCAGGCGATCTCGAACCTCCTCGAGAACGCGGCCGAATACACGGACGACGGCGGACGCGTGAGCCTCGCGCTCGATCTCGACGGGGATGTCGCCGTCGTGCGCGTGAGCGATGACGGGATCGGCATCGAAGAGAGCATGCTGTCCCGCATTTTCGAGCTGTTCGCCCAGGGCGAGCATCGCGGCGGCGAGCCGCGCCGCGGGCTCGGAATCGGCCTGACGATCGCGCGCCGGGTCGCCGAGCTGCACCGCGGCACGCTCACGGTGAAGAGCGCCGGAAAAGGGCGCGGGAGCGAGTTCGTGCTCACGCTCCCCCGGCTCGACGCCGATGCGAGCACGTCGTCGCGCGACACGGCCGCGCGCGGCTCGCATGCGCCGCGACGCCGCATTCTCGTCGCCGACGACAACCGCGACGCCGCCGCCGCGATGGCCGAGGTGCTCGCCATCAACGGACACGAAGTGCGCACCGCCGCGGACGGGCTCGAAGCGACCGAGGTCGCCGAGTCGTTCCGCCCGGATTGCATCCTTCTCGACATCGGCATGCCGGGCGTCGACGGCTACGAGGCGTGCCGCCGGATTCGGCGGCGCCCGTGGGCCCGCGATATCGCGATCTTCGCGGTGACCGGCTGGGGACAGCCGTCCGACCGGCGGCGCACCCGGGAAGCCGGCTTCAACGCGCATCTCGTGAAGCCGGTGTCCTTCGCGGCGATTCAGGAGTTGCTCGCCGCCCGCGCGCCGTAG
- a CDS encoding zf-TFIIB domain-containing protein: protein MPASMRMSGVQSAILDGSIENRGEPAMRCPVDETELMMTERQGIEVDYCPKCRGVWLDRGELDKIIERSAADAAPPPHRYEHRGRAPDEGGYHGDYRRGYRKRKRESFLSELFDFD, encoded by the coding sequence ATGCCAGCAAGCATGCGCATGTCCGGCGTGCAATCCGCTATCCTCGACGGCTCGATCGAGAACCGAGGAGAGCCTGCGATGCGATGCCCCGTGGACGAGACGGAGCTCATGATGACCGAGCGGCAAGGCATAGAGGTCGACTATTGTCCGAAGTGCCGCGGCGTGTGGCTCGATCGCGGAGAGCTCGACAAGATCATCGAGCGGTCCGCGGCGGACGCCGCTCCCCCGCCCCACCGTTACGAGCATCGCGGCCGCGCACCGGACGAAGGCGGCTATCACGGGGACTATCGGCGTGGCTACAGAAAACGCAAGCGGGAATCCTTCTTGAGCGAACTTTTCGATTTCGATTAG